Proteins from a single region of Engystomops pustulosus chromosome 5, aEngPut4.maternal, whole genome shotgun sequence:
- the SLC45A4 gene encoding solute carrier family 45 member 4, whose amino-acid sequence MAPQNDDSESMQVPDLPLAKLKKEEPKENESRDETISEGSIDRIPVRLWVMHGAVMFGREFCYAMETALVTPVLLQIGLPEQYYSLTWFLSPILGLIFTPLIGSASDRCTLRWGRRRPFILGLCVGVLLGVALFLNGSVIGLAIGDVPENQTIGIVLTVLGVVVLDFCADATEGPIRAYLLDVADTEEQDMALNIHAFSAGLGGAIGYMLGGLDWTQTFLGSLFKSQQQVLFFFAAIIFTVSVGLHLFSIEEERYSPQQDRLDDEADTLSSVKLNSTLAPMSRLNIINEEEPYSMFPDEVQSENDLNLDFLEVDIVRSKSDSVLHMPDATLDYESEFLHYIEPSIFQDGSYPNTPRSTSQELLKSKFNRLSAFLRENEREEEMLLDNHINEAKIPNGGDLLQKENMNGHTRIGMKQSSTANSMRRRRHMFYRQPSYTFSYYGKVGSHRYRFRRANAILLIKSSRSMNDIYDMQKRQRQRQRHRNQSGATNSSGDTESEEGETETTVRLLWLSMLKMPKELLRLCLCHLLTWFSIIAEAVFYTDFMGQVIFEGDPKALSNSTEIHQYNAGVQMGCWGLVIYAATAAICSALLQKYLDNYDLSIKIIYILGTLGFSIGTAVMFIFPNVYVSMIMISTMGIVSMSISYCPYALLGQYHEMKEYIHHSPGNSKRGFGIDCAILSCQVYISQILVASALGAVVDFVSTVRVIPLVASIGSFLGFLTAAFLVIYPEVPDENKEEAKRQAAPDVTITNGMDPEKPLVLKLSPKGQAAVTPEVESESAV is encoded by the exons GTCTTCCTGAACAGTACTACAGCCTGACGTGGTTCCTGAGCCCCATCCTGGGTTTGATCTTCACTCCTCTCATTGGCTCGGCCAGTGATCGCTGTACACTCAGATGGGGCCGCCGGCGGCCCTTCATCCTCGGCCTCTGTGTCGGAGTTCTTCTTGGAGTTGCACTTTTCCTCAATGGTTCTGTGATCG GTCTTGCCATCGGAGACGTCCCGGAGAATCAGACCATCGGGATCGTCCTGACAGTGCTGGGTGTGGTGGTCTTAGATTTCTGTGCAGATGCCACCGAAGGGCCGATCCGCGCCTACCTGCTGGACGTGGCGGATACCGAAGAGCAGGACATGGCGCTCAACATCCACGCCTTCTCAGCCG GCCTCGGTGGAGCCATTGGTTACATGCTTGGCGGCCTGGACTGGACACAGACTTTCCTCGGATCTCTCTTCAAGTCTCAGCAGCAAGTCCTGTTCTTTTTTGCCGCCATCATTTTTACAGTTTCCGTCGGCCTTCACCTCTTCAGTATTGAAGAAGAAcgatacagcccccagcaagaCCGCCTGGATGACGAAGCCGACACCCTGTCCAGCGTGAAGCTGAACAGCACCCTGGCACCCATGTCCCGCCTCAACATAATCAACGAGGAGGAACCCTACTCGATGTTTCCGGACGAGGTGCAGTCCGAGAATGACCTCAACCTCGACTTCCTGGAAGTGGATATCGTGAGGAGCAAAAGCGATTCTGTCCTGCACATGCCTGACGCCACGCTGGATTACGAATCCGAGTTTCTACATTATATCGAACCCTCGATTTTCCAGGACGGTTCCTACCCCAACACCCCCCGCAGCACAAGCCAGGAACTCCTCAAATCCAAATTTAACCGTCTATCGGCCTTCCTCAGGGAAAACGAAAGAGAAGAGGAGATGTTGCTCGATAATCACATTAACGAAGCGAAAATCCCCAATGGAGGTGATCTGCTGCAAAAGGAGAACATGAACGGACACACCAGGATCGGCATGAAGCAGTCCTCCACCGCCAACTCCATGCGCCGCCGTAGGCACATGTTCTACCGCCAGCCCTCTTACACCTTCTCCTACTACGGAAAAGTTGGCTCCCACCGGTATCGTTTCCGGAGAGCCAACGCCATCCTGCTGATCAAGTCGTCCCGCAGCATGAATGACATCTACGACATGCAGAAGAGACAGCGCCAGAGGCAAAGGCATCGGAATCAGAGCGGTGCCACCAACTCCAGCGGTGATACCGAAAGCGAGGAGGGGGAGACGGAGACAACAGTCCGGCTGCTATGGCTCTCCATGCTCAAGATGCCCAAAGAGTTGTTGCGTCTTTGCTTATGCCACTTGCTGACCTGGTTTTCCATTATTGCTGAAGCAGTCTTCTACACGGACTTCATGGGTCAGGTCATCTTTGAAGGTGACCCCAAG GCGCTCTCTAATTCTACAGAAATCCATCAGTATAATGCCGGGGTGCAGAtggggtgctggggcctggtCATATACGCTGCTACTGCTGCCATCTGCTCAG CTTTGCTACAGAAGTATCTGGACAATTACGACCTAAGCATCAAGATCATCTACATCCTGGGGACCTTGGGCTTCTCCATCGGCACCGCCGTGATGTTCATCTTCCCCAACGTCTACGTCTCAATGATAATGATTAGCACCATGGGCATCGTCTCCATGAGCATCTCCTACTGCCCCTACGCCCTGCTGGGACAATACCACGAGATGAAGGAG TATATTCATCACAGTCCCGGGAACTCCAAGCGAGGCTTCGGTATAGACTGCGCCATCTTGTCGTGCCAGGTTTACATCTCGCAGATTTTGGTGGCCTCTGCCCTTGGCGCGGTGGTGGACTTTGTCAGCACTGTCCGAGTCATACCACTGGTGGCTTCCATAGGTTCCTTCCTAGGATTTCTCACAGCTGCGTTCTTAGTCATATACCCCGAAGTCCCTGACGAGAACAAGGAGGAAGCCAAACGCCAGGCGGCGCCCGATGTCACCATCACCAATGGAATGGATCCTGAGAAGCCTCTGGTGTTGAAGCTCTCACCCAAGGGGCAGGCGGCGGTGACTCCAGAAGTGGAAAGCGAATCTGCAGTGTGA